Proteins encoded by one window of Musa acuminata AAA Group cultivar baxijiao chromosome BXJ2-9, Cavendish_Baxijiao_AAA, whole genome shotgun sequence:
- the LOC103998614 gene encoding BEL1-like homeodomain protein 7, which yields MSTFFMMSNNQCDTTPDLCLKDQGHPPYSESSVPADMMYLSFSNSGAYADASAGSTQTQQNHNELPVATTIISQGLTAGNSDILNSYPGDHAYNAWKDGRNEMLFMQTIDGSINVMEDQQHADDPRMSLRSQLGIINRQSLSLQQSSVSAMQNQGLSLSLSTQMPVPSIQYQPNSSDISFIGSHQSTSGNVRPFREEGFQNKSVHGNISPYGLSSLASSISNSKYLRAAQELLDEVINVRKALRQKAEKNQCLYTSAGSMTCKDATGGSNGEGMTPNPQDASANSSSELSPSERQDLQNKVSNLLGMLDEVDRRYKQYHNQMQIIVSCFDAIAGCGAAKPYTALALQTISWHFRCLRDAISGQIRATRKSLGEPDSSSKSVGLSRLRYIDQQLRQQRAMQQFGMMQQHAWRPQRGLPESSVSVLRAWLFEHFLHPYPKDSEKLMLARQTGLTRSQVSNWFINARVRLWKPMIEDMYKEEFGDVEIDSNSSSENPPKLKEDIQSSEDHEDLQNHATGRCQTSQMSDSSRPNIIPAMDVDESAAGFQNGTATQDSFMNLKANDQRSIGQDASFLQDALAHPDGNGRFLAYQMAELGCYGNGGVSLTLGLQHCDVGLPIMDNQQSLLAMRGNDAYSAAAPAGADTADYDYANMGDQRHRFGSAHLLHDFVA from the exons ATGTCCACGTTCTTTATGATGTCTAACAACCAATGCGACACAACTCCAGATCTTTGTCTGAAGGATCAAGGACATCCTCCATATTCTGAATCATCAGTTCCTGCCGACATGATGTACCTTAGTTTTTCGAATTCTGGTGCGTATGCAGATGCATCAGCTGGCAGTACTCAGACACAGCAGAATCACAATGAGCTTCCTGTTGCCACTACCATTATTTCGCAAGGCTTGACTGCAGGGAATTCTGATATACTCAACTCATATCCTGGGGATCATGCTTATAATGCTTGGAAGGATGGAAGAAACGAGATGTTATTTATGCAGACAATTGATGGGTCCATAAATGTTATGGAAGATCAACAACATGCTGATGATCCTCGGATGAGTCTGCGGTCACAGTTGGGCATCATAAATAGGCAGAGCTTGTCTCTACAGCAGTCCAGTGTTTCAGCCATGCAAAATCAAGGATTATCACTCAGCCTTAGCACACAAATGCCAGTTCCTTCAATCCAGTACCAGCCTAATAGCTCAGATATATCTTTCATTGGTTCTCATCAGTCAACTTCTGGAAATGTTAGGCCATTCAGAGAGGAAGGCTTTCAGAATAAAAGTGTGCATGGAAATATCTCCCCTTATGGACTTTCAAGTCTTGCAAGCTCAATTTCAAATTCCAAGTACCTCAGGGCAGCACAAGAATTACTTGATGAAGTCATTAATGTCAGGAAGGCTCTGAGGCAAAAAGCAGAAAAGAACCAATGTCTCTATACTTCTGCTGGTTCCATGACGTGTAAGGATGCCACTGGGGGATCAAATGGTGAAGGGATGACTCCAAACCCTCAAGACGCCTCTGCTAATTCTTCCAGTGAGCTCTCACCTTCTGAAAGGCAGGATCTTCAAAACAAGGTCTCAAATCTGTTGGGGATGTTGGATGAG GTTGATAGACGGTACAAACAGTACCACAATCAAATGCAGATAATAGTGTCATGTTTTGATGCAATTGCTGGTTGTGGGGCTGCTAAACCATATACGGCCCTTGCCCTTCAAACCATTTCTTGGCATTTTCGCTGCCTGAGGGATGCCATCAGTGGCCAAATTCGAGCTACAAGGAAAAGTCTTGGAGAACCAGACAGTTCTAGTAAGAGTGTTGGGCTGTCTCGCCTTCGGTACATAGATCAGCAGTTAAGGCAACAGAGGGCCATGCAGCAATTTGGTATGATGCAACAGCATGCTTGGAGACCACAGAGGGGTTTGCCAGAGTCATCTGTCTCAGTTCTTCGTGCTTGGCTGTTTGAGCACTTCCTTCATCC CTATCCAAAGGATTCTGAGAAGCTAATGCTTGCAAGACAGACAGGCTTGACAAGAAGTCAG GTTTCGAACTGGTTCATAAATGCACGAGTTCGTCTTTGGAAGCCTATGATCGAAGACATGTACAAAGAAGAATTTGGTGATGTTGAGATTGACTCGAACTCTTCTTCAGAAAATCCACCAAAACTGAAGGAAGACATTCAATCCTCCGAGGATCATGAAGACTTGCAAAACCATGCAACTGGAAGATGCCAAACAAGCCAGATGAGTGACTCTTCAAGACCCAATATCATCCCAGCCATGGATGTGGATGAGTCAGCTGCTGGTTTCCAGAATGGAACAGCTACACAAGACTCCTTTATGAATCTGAAAGCCAATGACCAAAGATCAATTGGACAAGATGCCAGCTTCTTACAAGATGCTCTTGCACACCCAGACGGCAATGGCAGATTTTTAGCTTATCAGATGGCTGAGTTAGGCTGCTACGGAAATGGCGGGGTGTCCCTCACACTGGGACTGCAGCACTGCGATGTCGGCCTTCCTATAATGGACAATCAGCAGAGCCTTCTTGCCATGAGAGGGAATGATGCTTACAGTGCTGCTGCTCCAGCTGGGGCAGATACAGCTGATTATGATTACGCGAACATGGGAGATCAGCGACACCGGTTCGGGTCAGCACATTTGCTGCATGATTTTGTCGCTTGA